The Benincasa hispida cultivar B227 chromosome 9, ASM972705v1, whole genome shotgun sequence genome has a segment encoding these proteins:
- the LOC120086574 gene encoding carbon catabolite repressor protein 4 homolog 4 isoform X2 has product MVSDFALFLTIFWRRWKARSQAILAVLKNLEADFFCLQEVDEYDSFYKGNLERCGYSSLYIQRSGQKRDGCGIFFKHEKAELIIEDRIEYNDLVDSIQDDGRVTSASNDVESNKGLSPKTTTADHGDPNDPRVRLKRDCVGIMAAFKLRKPFHHVVIVANTHLYWDPKWADVKLAQAKYLLSRLARFKTLVAEKFECTPSILLAGDFNSTPGDKVYQYLVSGNSCSGFSPESLEDLPLPLCSVYASILGSEPSFTNFTPGFTGTLDYIFLSPSDSIRPVSFLELPDSECPEVIGGLPNFNYPSDHLPIGAEFEITME; this is encoded by the exons ATG GTATCAGATTTCGCTTTGTTTCTTACAATATTTTGGCGCAG GTGGAAAGCTCGATCGCAGGCAATTTTAGCTGTTCTTAAGAATCTCGAAGCTGATTTTTTCTGTCTACAG GAAGTTGATGAATATGATAGCTTTTACAAAGGAAATTTGGAAAGGTGTGGATATTCCAGCTTATATATCCAGAGAAGTGGCCAGAAACGTGATGGATGTGGAATTTTTTTCAAGCACGAAAA AGCTGAGTTGATCATAGAGGACAGAATTGAATACAATGATCTTGTAGACTCTATACAAGATGATGGTCGTGTAACCAGTGCTAGTAATGATGTTGAATCAAACAAGG GTTTATCGCCAAAAACCACCACAGCCGATCACGGGGATCCTAACGATCCCCGAGTAAGATTAAAACGTGATTGCGTCGGGATTATGGCTGCTTTCAAACTCAGAAAGCCTTTTCATCATGTTGTAATTGTAGCAAACACTCATCTTTACTG GGATCCAAAATGGGCTGATGTCAAGCTCGCCCAGGCGAAGTATCTTTTATCGCGCCTAGCTCGATTCAAAACTTTAGTAGCTGAAAAATTTGAATGCACACCCTCAATACTTTTGGCTGGCGACTTCAATTCAACCCCAGGAGATAAG GTATACCAATACCTTGTTTCAGGCAACTCCTGTTCTGGATTTTCTCCTGAAAGCTTGGAAGATCTTCCTTTACCTCTTTGTAGTGTCTATGCTTCTATATTAGGGAGTGAACCTTCCTTTACAAACTTCACTCCCGGCTTCACTGGTACTCTTGATTATATATTTCTCTCACCTTCGGATTCTATAAGACCCGTCAGCTTTCTAGAACTCCCAGATTCAGAATGCCCAGAGGTTATTGGTGGGTTACCCAATTTTAACTACCCAAGTGATCATCTTCCTATTGGTGCTGAATTTGAAATCACAATGGAATAA
- the LOC120086574 gene encoding carbon catabolite repressor protein 4 homolog 4 isoform X1 codes for MLAPFFSLPQIPIRSLTRNIMHNMSAVAVQSPKHPKFISVEGADIYSRSKSDGIRFRFVSYNILAQVYVKSCYFPHSPSICLKWKARSQAILAVLKNLEADFFCLQEVDEYDSFYKGNLERCGYSSLYIQRSGQKRDGCGIFFKHEKAELIIEDRIEYNDLVDSIQDDGRVTSASNDVESNKGLSPKTTTADHGDPNDPRVRLKRDCVGIMAAFKLRKPFHHVVIVANTHLYWDPKWADVKLAQAKYLLSRLARFKTLVAEKFECTPSILLAGDFNSTPGDKVYQYLVSGNSCSGFSPESLEDLPLPLCSVYASILGSEPSFTNFTPGFTGTLDYIFLSPSDSIRPVSFLELPDSECPEVIGGLPNFNYPSDHLPIGAEFEITME; via the exons ATGCTTGCACCCTTCTTCTCTCTCCCTCAGATTCCCATTCGCTCTCTAACCAG AAATATCATGCATAACATGAGTGCTGTAGCAGTACAATCTCCAAAACATCCAAAGTTCATCTCTGTGGAAGGGGCTGACATTTACTCAAGAAGTAAATCTGATG GTATCAGATTTCGCTTTGTTTCTTACAATATTTTGGCGCAG GTCTATGTGAAGAGTTGTTATTTTCCACATTCTCCATCCATATGCCTTAA GTGGAAAGCTCGATCGCAGGCAATTTTAGCTGTTCTTAAGAATCTCGAAGCTGATTTTTTCTGTCTACAG GAAGTTGATGAATATGATAGCTTTTACAAAGGAAATTTGGAAAGGTGTGGATATTCCAGCTTATATATCCAGAGAAGTGGCCAGAAACGTGATGGATGTGGAATTTTTTTCAAGCACGAAAA AGCTGAGTTGATCATAGAGGACAGAATTGAATACAATGATCTTGTAGACTCTATACAAGATGATGGTCGTGTAACCAGTGCTAGTAATGATGTTGAATCAAACAAGG GTTTATCGCCAAAAACCACCACAGCCGATCACGGGGATCCTAACGATCCCCGAGTAAGATTAAAACGTGATTGCGTCGGGATTATGGCTGCTTTCAAACTCAGAAAGCCTTTTCATCATGTTGTAATTGTAGCAAACACTCATCTTTACTG GGATCCAAAATGGGCTGATGTCAAGCTCGCCCAGGCGAAGTATCTTTTATCGCGCCTAGCTCGATTCAAAACTTTAGTAGCTGAAAAATTTGAATGCACACCCTCAATACTTTTGGCTGGCGACTTCAATTCAACCCCAGGAGATAAG GTATACCAATACCTTGTTTCAGGCAACTCCTGTTCTGGATTTTCTCCTGAAAGCTTGGAAGATCTTCCTTTACCTCTTTGTAGTGTCTATGCTTCTATATTAGGGAGTGAACCTTCCTTTACAAACTTCACTCCCGGCTTCACTGGTACTCTTGATTATATATTTCTCTCACCTTCGGATTCTATAAGACCCGTCAGCTTTCTAGAACTCCCAGATTCAGAATGCCCAGAGGTTATTGGTGGGTTACCCAATTTTAACTACCCAAGTGATCATCTTCCTATTGGTGCTGAATTTGAAATCACAATGGAATAA